A window from Falco naumanni isolate bFalNau1 chromosome 3, bFalNau1.pat, whole genome shotgun sequence encodes these proteins:
- the PCMTD1 gene encoding protein-L-isoaspartate O-methyltransferase domain-containing protein 1 isoform X2 codes for MKILLKVGGILVMPIEDQLTQILRTGQNTWESKNILAVSFAPLVQPNRNDNGKHDTVGLPPCAVRNLQDLARIYIRRTLRNFINEEMKAKGITQKAPPKRKRRRCRRRRINTYVFVGNQLIPQPLDSEEDERMEDDNKEEEDKDHSEALKPEEPPRNLLREKIMSLPLPESLKAYLTYYREK; via the exons ATGAAAATTTTATTGAAAGTGGGAGGCATTTTAGTAATGCCTATAGAAGATCAG CTAACACAGATCTTGAGAACAGGACAGAACACATGGGAAAGTAAAAATATCCTTGCTGTTTCATTTGCTCCACTAGTgcaaccaaacagaaatgacaaCGGCAAACATGACACTGTGGGACTGC ctcCATGTGCTGTTAGGAATCTCCAGGACCTAGCTCGAATATATATCAGACGTACCCTTAGAAACTTCATAAATGAGGAGATGAAAGCCAAGGGTATTACTCAGAAGGCTCCTCCAAAAAGAAAACGCAGAAGATGTCGTAGACGCAGGATTAACACCTATGTGTTTGTCGGTAATCAGCTCATTCCTCAGCCTCTAGATAGTGAAGAAGATGAAAGAATGGAAGATGATaacaaagaggaggaggataAAGATCACAGTGAGGCCTTGAAGCCAGAAGAGCCACCTCGAAATCTGTTGAGAGAGAAAATTATGAGTCTACCATTACCTGAATCTTTAAAAGCATACTTGACCTATTACAGAGAGAAATAA